GAAGTTGGGCTGGCGGGTGCTGACTTCTCCCTGGCCGGCCGGCCGAGGGGACCCCGGGAGGATCCTGACGTGGAAGATCTTATCCCGTCTCGGCTGCTTTGGGGGAAATGAGATTTGACTCAGGAGATCATCAAAGCTGTGATCACGATAGTATTTTGCTGGGTGCCTCATTGATGGCGTTCTCCTCCGTGTCTGTTGTTTTGAGTTGTAACCCAGTTATTGACACATGCAggagaaattttttaaactctGTTTTTAAAGAGTCTGGATTCCACTTGCTGTAGCAGAGCTGGCTTGGGATTCACTCAGCTCCATCATTCAGAGGCAGGGCAGGCAAGTGGGACAGCGTCCAGCTTCCGCATCGCAGTGCCCCGTGCGTTTGAATTCTAGCTCTGCGGCTCATTTCATCTTTCTCTCCCTCGCAGTGTCCTAAggtgataaaataataatgaacatgCTTTGGGTACTTGCCGCGTGCCGGGCCATGAGCTCGGCACTTTTCCCAGCATTTCCTCGGAGCATCCCGCAGCTCCAAGGGGGCCTCCGTGTTGCCAGGGTAACGGCAGCGAGAGGAGCCCGTGAGCCGCCCTGCGTCCCCGGCGCTGGGCTGTCCTGCTGCCCTCCCTCCCGGGGTTAAGGGACAGGCACTTGGGGGCACGGAGTCACCCACCCCGTGTACTGCAGGGCCAGGGCCTCCTTACGCCACTGCGTTTCTAGGAGCAAATGAGACAATTCCTGTAGAACGCTTGCcccagggtctggcacatagcagaagCTCAAACTGTAGCTCTTTTAAACTGTCACAAAAGCCCCACTCCTGATAATATTTTCATACGAAGTTATGTGAACACCTCGGGGTTCTCTCTGAGCTGCAGCCCACTCCCCTGTGACCTCCTGAGTCCCGCCTCCAGGCCGCTCCCTGGTACCCGCACCGGCCCCCATGATCCGCTCCCCGGCCCTTCTTGGCTAGTACCTGTGGCTGCACTGGGTAGAGTGGATACAAGGAGTTTAGGCTCGTATTCCTGGTTTGCGTGGAAAGGGGGTGTTCAGCCCTCACATGTTTTTTTCTGAGAAGTTGATCGTATCGCCCTTTCTTGGGTGGGAGGTGGGTTTAATTTCAAGGATTAGGGCAGTAGGCTAGGGaagtgcgtgcgtgcgtgtgtgtgtgtgtgtgtgtgtgcacgcgcgtgcatgtgtgtgtaggtgtgagGAGACCAGAATCTGCGGTGGGTCCCCTTGGAGGCCCTGGCAGCTGTCGAGAGGCCTCAGGCTCAGGAGAAGCCCCCATTTCAGGGGTCTCAAGTCAAATACCCCGAGGGGCCGGGCAGCATCTTTTAAGAATGCAGCACGTCGACTGGAGTCTGTGTGTGACAGATGAGAGCAGTGCCCATGGAGCGGGCAGCAGCCAGACCCCAGCCCAGTGACTGCAAGCCCTCCAAGTCCACACGAAAACCGGGACGAGCCGGTGGGAAGCAGGCAGATGCTCTAAAAGGCTCTTCACAGAGGAAGAACTATGAACGTGTTACTGCAGCGAGAAATCATAACCGGTCCTGGGGTTTAGGGAAATGGAGGCTCGTACATGTGGCGGGAGTGTCAACTGTTTGAGGGGGCGCTTTGGCAACATCTGGAACATCTGGAAATGTGCACACCCTTTGACCCAGAGTTTCCTCTTCTAGAACTTAGCCTAAAAGATACCGTGAGTCCACGAGGACTGTTGGAGGAAAATGTTTGTAAAAGTGAAAAACtgggaaacaatccaaatgctcGTCAACAAGGCAGTGAATATGTATACATGTGATGCTCTCTctttatactaaaatattatgCATTCTTTAAGAAGAATaatgtagactttttaataaaagtCTGAATTATATATGCAAAGGCATTATAgcttacatttttaaacaattcatTAAAAACTTCGTACTAAATATCTAGGTAGAAGTAAATACATAATTAACAGCTAATCAATTGTTCTAAACAGGTAAGTACCTGCTTTTGAAAATGTACTTTTCCAGTAAAGGGTACATGATGTCTGTCTCTTGTAAGCTTATTTCTTAGAGCTGCATATGAATGTACAACGatctaaaaataaatagtttaattgaataataaaaaaatgtacttttaaataattataaacatgcatatttttatttgctggtaacttttatttctttatttgctggtaaattctttctttattgagagtatatatatttctttattgagAATGTATAGCAACTTTACTGAGATATGCATATCAAATATCCATAGGATCAAAAATGCTAAAATTGTAGATTCTGAATCCAGGAGGCTTTTACTACAGTTAATCATTGGAATTTTACTAAACCAATGTGCCAGGGAGGGAACTATTTCACAATGAACCCCAGGAGGTTTGGCGACCATTCAAAagttctcttcctcatttgtaCTTCAGCATTTTACGTGTTCAAACATAACATAATTAGGAATCTGCTGCACATGGTAAAATATTGCAAGTATGTAGTTTGGGCTCTCCTGGCCTGTGAATTTTCTCTCCTATCACATCAGGAATCGTAGTGTACCCTGTAAGCTGCACACCTAGCTCCACCCACGACTATTCTAAGTGGCCCACTTTCTGGAAATGATGTCTCTGTGCCTGCTGAGTCTCGTTCTGTGCGTTCAGATGATGGCATGTGTTATGGCCCATAATGACCCAAGAGTATCGCCGTGGgcaaaagtgggtggtggccacATGGCAGGAGACGCCCCTGGTGTGACTGACTCCTGTGGGCTCGGTGCTGAGCAGACTCCCTTGATCATTCTTGGATTTAACAGATATTCTACACAGTGCAAGGCGCACTGTGCTAGTTCTTAAATGATTTCATTCCATCTTTCTCCAGCGAGGTCAGTatttttactcccattttacGGTCAAGAAAATTCAGGGTAAGAGAAATGAGGTGTCCCACAGTCAGACAGCTGAATAAGTAGGAGAAACGGGTTTTAAATTCGGGTCTGAGGGATTCCGGAACCCATGCGCTTTATGTTCCCTATTCCTCTTGAATTCTGTAGAACAGAGATATCTTTATATATGACACTGATTATAGGAGAACTaggtgtttctttaatttttagattgaattttcaaatgctttaaaaatgtttatataaatcAATGATAGACTCTTTACAGGTAAAATTATccagtgtatcttttttttcctcttaaacaaAGCAGGCTTGTGTAATTGTgatgtatgtttattttattttttattgaagtatagttgatttacaatgttaatttctgctgtacagcaaagtgactcagacacatatatacattcctttttatattcttttccattatggtttatcgagtatattaaatatagttccccatgctatacagtattattattattgaatttttGTAGGAAATGACCAAGTGCACTCCTGGACACTCGTCACCAGCCAAGCCTTGGATACCGCGTGGAGAGTCGCAAAGGGGTCAGTGACGCTGGCAGTTTCATTTCTGGTGGGCACCCTCTGGTACTTCAGAAGGCTACATTTATATTTAGGGCACCGGCTGAAAAGGTATGTGGCTATGTCgtctttaattttcaaaaatgccCTTGCTGTTTAAAGTAGAATTTTGATATTATCGTTCCCTTATCTTTTAGGTGGATTGGATATCTGCAGAGGAGattcaaaagtaaatattttcatgcatatgtttccttatttttaaagtgcaGAGAGGGTtcaagaagggaaaggaaagggaaaattcACCACCTTGTATCTTTGATTTGGTTCAGGGAACCTCAGTGTGGAGGCAGAAGTTGATTTACTCAGTTATTGTGCAAGAGAATGGAAAGGAGAGACACCCCAGGCCAAGCTGATGAGGAAGGTGTGTCTGTTTATACAGCTCGTGGTGGGTGGAGAATCTGTGTGTAAAAATCGGGAAACACGCATTCCATTCTGCTTCACCAGATGTGGCACCAGGAACCACTGTGGCTCTAATTAAAAGCCAGACAGCTGCTAGACGTTGCCTTCGGGCCTCTCACCTAGAGCTAGTGCCTTCGAGGACTTGGGTAGATTAGGCCCGTAATTTCAGGACACTTGAGCCTTGTACCCTTTTCAGCTCCCTCCTGGCCAGGCCTATGAACCCATCTGAACATGCAGTGGAGACTTCTGTCCTTGAAGGGATTCAGGCATCTTGACATAAAACATCTTGAGGATTTTTAGAACTTTCCATCAGACCAATCTTGGTAAATATTCCCAGCAGTGCTGTCCAACCTTGTCACTAGCTAaagctccccgccccccgccaaaaaaaagagtgagagaaagaaaaagaaaagtacatttaAATGACACTTTAGCATGGACTTAAAAGTATATATGGTATTTTTCACTGTGTTCAAGTTGTAGACATCATCTCCCCAGAATGACATTTCCTGGCTCTGGGCTTCCAGGAAGTTACCAACTAAAGTAGCATGTAATGGACTCCATACACACACAGGTCACTTGAAAATTGCACGTGTTCGCATTCATAACTTAtaatggttttgtttctttgtccgCTTTATTTGGGAGTAACACCTTGCTGCAGATGCAGGGGGTTTGCTTTCTTTGTTCTCTCATCCAGCGGAACTAAAGACAGCCTCTCCCCCCGTGCTCATAGGCTTACGAGGAGCTGTTCTGGCGGCGGCATATTAAATGTGTTCGACAAGTAAGAAGAGACAACTATGATGCGCTAAGGTCGGTGCTCTTCCAAGTCTTCAGCCAGGGCCTCTCTTTCCCATCCtggatgaaagaaaaagatatcGCGAAGGTACGTCCTCACACCGGAAATGCGGGAAAGGTCGCACTGATGGGGACTGCAACACAGATGCTCGGGGTCTTCTGTGGGTGGCTTTGTACACAGGGCGTCAGGAGACTGAAGGTCCTTTAGCCCAGTCCTCTGTCTCTCATGTCAGTTTGCAAACAAATCATCTCAGAAGGATAGTCGCactccattttgtttgtttttaacgcCGGCGTCTTTTCTTGAGAAGGGCATCTGTCCTTTATAAGTTAGGTGGTCTGCTAAAATTCACTTTTCTACTCTATGGCTATTTGAGTGTTGACAAGCACAGTGTGTAACCTCCACCCCAGAGAATCCCTTGTATCCCTTTTTGTCAAGCCTTCTCTCACCCCCAACCCCAGGCGACCACGGATATGTCTTCCGTCcctttagttttgccttttccagaatgtcacataaatggaattattcGGTGTGTAGCCTTTTGAATCttcctctttcacttagcataatgtatttGCAGTTCATCCACGTTGTTCCATGGATTTGTAGTTCACTCCTTTTATTGTTGAATGGTGTTCCTCGATATGAATAtcacatattttgtttatctattcatgagttgaaggacatctggattgcttccagtttatttatttgggtcttagttgaggccgatgggctccttagctgcagctcgcaggctccttagttgtggcatgtgaactcttagttgcggcacgcatgtgggatctagttccccgaccagggatcgaacccgggtcccctgccctgggagcatggcgtctcaaccactgtgctaccagggaggtccccagatTGCTTCCAGTTGTTGGCAATGATGAATCAGGCTGTTATAAATATTCCCATACAGGATTTTGTATGAAGGTAAGTTTTCAttccttttgggtaaatacctaggagtgagaTAGCTGGGTCACATGATAggtttatgtttaactttataagaaccTGCCCACTCTTTTCCAAACTGGCTCTGCCATTTTGCCACCAATAACGTATGAGCTCCAGTTGCTCTACATTCTCAGGTtcgttgttttggtttttagccATTCGAATAGGGGTGCATTTGTATCACTGCCTTTTGTTTGCATTCCCCTAATgggtaatgatgttgagcatctttgcatgtgcttatttgccatccacaTTATCTCCTTGGAGAGGtctctgttcagatcttttgcccttttttttttttttttttttttgcggttcgcgggcctctcactgttgcggagcacaggctctggacgcacaggctcagcggccatggcttacgggcctagccactccgcggcatgttgcatcttcccggaccggggcacgaacccatgtcccctgcttcggcaggcagactctcaaccactgtgccaccagggaagcctcgccCATtctttattgggttgttttttttttaatattgagttttgagaattctttatatattccgaAAACGAGTGCTTCATCAgctatgtcatttgcaaatattttctcccagtcagtaccttgtttttttcattttcttaacaggtGAAGCAGCACAGTCTTACGAATaaccttaatttttatttgaatgtaGCATGCCTAACCACAGGTGTACCTTTAAGGATGGAGGAGCAAAGAAATATAAAGTATTTGCACATATATAACTACACATGGTCTATTTCCTTCACATCTTTTATTTAGAGCTGTTTTTAGTGGTAGTTTAAGTGCATCTAGTGGTTAAGTGTATGCTGTGTGCCAGCCCTGCTGCTAGTTGCTGAGGGCAGAGAACTTAGCTGAGGCCCCGGGCTCCACAAGCTCAGCTGGGTGGGAAAATGTATCAGATACCCCCAGTGGATCAGGTTCTTACGTATTGTATAATCTTACTTAGTCCCAACAAGAGGCCTGCAAAATGGATCGTCCTGTCGTTGATTTTTGACAGTTGTCATTGTCTCCATTACAGTGGAGGATGAGGCTAAGAGGTTACATAAACAGTGCTGGGTGAGTCATCTCTCGGCAGGCGAGTGACAGAGCTGGTTTCCAACCCCAAAGTGCGTCCTTGTACAATCTACATTCCCCTGATGTACTGTGTTACTCTAACGGCGCTTggctaaaaataatttctaaagggGTATACCCAGGAAGTTCGGGAAATGTTTCATCCAAAAAGATTGTTTCTGTGGACGTAATCTGCATTTAGGTTTTCATCAGTTGTGAAACTGTGCATTAAGAAGATGATCCAGATCACTTAATCCACAAATCTAAAACAAGACTGTGTTTTTACTTAACTGTTGTTATAGTCTTTTAAAACGAAGATTTCTGAATGGGATAAGATTATCTCCTGTGACATAGTCCAAATTGTGTGTCAGACACGTTGAGATACTGATCACTGTTGGCATCTACTTCCTTTTCAAGCTTCCTGAAAAACTGCTCTTTTCACAAGGTTGTAATTGGATCCAGCAATACAGTTTTGGTCCTGAGAAGTATACAGGTTCGAATGTGTTTGGCAAATTACGTAAATGTGTGGAATCATTGAAAGCACAGGTGAGTCTTTAGGGGGGAAAGCATGCGCCCCACACGCAGCCCCTTTTCTCTCATGCCAGGCATGTCGCTCTATGCCCCGCTAGTAGAAAGTGCAGCAGGAATAGTCTTCTGGCAGCTGACCACTTCCTTCCCTGCTCTTCTGTGTCCTTCCCAGTAACGAACGGGAGCGATGCTGTTCTACACGATGATTACACCCATCACGGGCTAAGAGGGCTTTTGTGGACTGGCCGGGAAACCTTAACAATCACGTACCTCTGTCGTTTCCCCAGAAAAATGTGGTGCAAGGTCCAGACAAGGCACTGGGAAATGCCCTTCTGAAATGTGCCTATGTGTAACTTGGGGACAGGACAGATGTTATAATTTGACTAAGATTGTTTTTCCTGCCCTGAATAAACACAGATTTTTAGATCATTGAAATGAATCCTCCTTGGGAAATACCATTTCTCTGCCATggttttctgatctgtaaaactAAAATATGAATAGTCTTAACCCTGTACAGTTAGTTATTGTGACGTTTTAATGAGAGAATGCACGTAGATCGCTTTATACTCCgccctggcacacagtgagtggTAAAGAAAGAATACTAATTAGTACTATTGTCACTGGAATGTCCTTTGTGTCACCCAGCACCCTTAGAGGCAGCTTTAGGAAACTGACTTGTTTAGTATTTTACCTAGTGGGTGGTGCTTTTTTGAAAAACTAGTTTAAATGAAATATTGTAAAAGTAATAAGTACTTAGGGTTAAAAAAATCAGGGTCaaatgatataaaatgaaaagttaaagttCGATTCCCCTCTATTAATCTCTGGTTTGTTttataagtactttaaaaattatgcagTAGTGTATGTATTCACCTTTCCTGTTTAAGTTTCACTTTACATCTGTGTTTTTAGTGGGCTGAATTTAGTGGAATTAAAGATTATCACAAGAGAGGAAGTATGTGCAACGTCCTTTTTTCTGACGCTATCCTGGAATATAAACTTTACGAAGCTCTGAAGTTCATCATGCTCTATCAAGTCACTGAGGCTTATGAACAGATGAAGACCAAAAAGGTCATTCCCAGTCTTTTTCGACTCCTGTTTACCCGGGAAACCTCTTCCGACCCTTTAAGCTTCATGATGAATCACCTGAATTCTGTAGGTGACACGTGTGGACTAGAGCAGGTAAATGGGGCAGGAGAATCGTGTGTGTATAATGAAGGATGATGCTGGCAACACTTGAGCACataggtgtttgtttgtttgtagttTGCTTTCAGCCATGATAAGTCCAGCTGCAAAGAGGTGGCGGGTGTGTATGATTGCCctcaaatgaggaaaagaagagTGATAAACCTTCCTGCCCGGTGCTGGCTGCTGCGTCTTTGCAGCCCTGGGGCTGGCGAGTGGCAGTCCTGGGAGTGTTCCTGACCTTCCCGCTGCCTCTCAGGCAGTAACAGGCTTTCCCACAACAGAGGTTACCCAGGAGGAAGTCCAGCTGCAAACTGAGGCAACATCTGGAAGAGCATTTGGCTACTTAGTGCAGACAAATAGAagttattgacattttaaaagaagtCCAGACAATGCTTTCATTTCCCCATAGAAAAGGGCTTtcgttttgctttgctttgctttccttTCCTA
This window of the Mesoplodon densirostris isolate mMesDen1 chromosome 3, mMesDen1 primary haplotype, whole genome shotgun sequence genome carries:
- the OTULINL gene encoding inactive ubiquitin thioesterase OTULINL, with translation MAARRSPQQERERQRPRDPAAGNDQVHSWTLVTSQALDTAWRVAKGSVTLAVSFLVGTLWYFRRLHLYLGHRLKRWIGYLQRRFKRNLSVEAEVDLLSYCAREWKGETPQAKLMRKAYEELFWRRHIKCVRQVRRDNYDALRSVLFQVFSQGLSFPSWMKEKDIAKLPEKLLFSQGCNWIQQYSFGPEKYTGSNVFGKLRKCVESLKAQWAEFSGIKDYHKRGSMCNVLFSDAILEYKLYEALKFIMLYQVTEAYEQMKTKKVIPSLFRLLFTRETSSDPLSFMMNHLNSVGDTCGLEQIDMFVLGYSLEVKIKVFRLFRFNSRDFEVCYPEESLREWPEVSLLTENDRHYHIPVF